Genomic segment of Triticum aestivum cultivar Chinese Spring chromosome 6A, IWGSC CS RefSeq v2.1, whole genome shotgun sequence:
AACAGAGGCATGTCCATGTGTCGGCGGCCGATAAGTTACAAGATAAGGTGATCTCTATACAGGTGTTGTCGTCGTAAACCAGTCAATGGATGAGGCGGGAATTTGTGCCACTGGGCACCTGTACGACATGGTAACTGCTCCAGACCCTAGTCATGTGCACATACGGTCCTGCATAACTCAGAGGAGCATACGACTGTATTTTGCAACGCAGCATGGATGCATTATTGGGTACTACTAGCCATGGAAATAGAGCCGGTTGACCTTCCACGGAGTGAGCTGCTGGGCGGCTGCCGAGTAACCAAAATTTCTACATCGATCCCATCCCACCAATGGTACTTAGGTACGTAGTACATGGAGGTTGACAGGATGAAAGATTACATGCACACATACAGCCATTGATATACAGTATTTTCAGTTGCTACGCATCATCACCCTAACAATCAGACAAAACAGCGCGCGTACGCGTCTGCTTGCGGATGATGCATCCAGGTCCAGGTCTACTTGCAGGCTAGCCGCTTTAAAATACCTTGACCCATTCACATCAGTTACTAGCTCCAACTAAACAACGCCCGCAGCCGCAATATAGCAGCTAGTGTGCAttgcttttcttttttgcttttcctTTCGGGTATGGGTAGCCAGCCAGCCCTAGTTAgtcctcttttggttcataggataggattatcacaGGAATAGaaatcttgtaggaaatgagatgacatgtatctcaaatcctatgagtaggaataggaaacaagatatcatttggttgacatcaaaggaatttttccattgcgTCTAGGCTTTTTTTTATTTTCCTacgaaatgtggaggataggaactaatcctatataggaataggaatccattcctatgaaccaaagggctctaaaagaAAAAATCTTATAAAAATCCTCTAGAATTTCTATGAAATTCCTCTAAATCAAAGGAGACCTTAGTTGCGTGCTGGAGCTAAGCTAGTCATCCAGGAGAGATCGATGCTAAGCTAGCTGTGACTGATTTCCCAAATATTTTTTTTCTAAATATAATAAGCCTGGATCATGCCCACTAGCAGTGCaattagaagaagaggaggagaacaaTGGCCATGCATGCATGAGAAGATTCTTTTTTTTCTctacagaagaaaaaaaaattcaaGAGGGGAAGGTGTGCACGTGTGCAGCGCAGGGCCACGCTGTCCGGCGCCAGTGGGTGACCGAACCACACTACTGCCACTGCCACCCGTAGTTTGGTTTATTCCCCTGCGTACGCGTACGGAGCGGCAACGCGTAATTAGTAAAATACTATATAAATACGCAAACAAAAGCGGCGAGGGAAGATTCGCGCGAAAAGCCGCCAGCGGACGAGGGGAGACGGAAAAGGGTGAGAGTGAGAAacggaaagaaaaagaaagaaaggcggCTTTTTcaccggcggggcggggcggcctcTCTGGCCCGACGCCGGCCACCGCGGGCTGTGATTACCCGTGCCGCCGACGGGTGGGCCCGGGAGAGGTCTGACGGCGACGTGGGTGTGCGGGTTGGGGGGGTTTGTGCGGCCATGATTGCTGGCTGGCTCTGCATCTGCCTCACCACACGCACACGTGGGGATGGATAGCGCCATCTCATCTGCAGCCCCGCTCTGACCCAAATGCCCTCGGGTGTGTTCCCTTTGGGGGTAATTCTGATCGGTTGCCACTTGAGGTGAGCCGAGGTCAAAGAAGCAGTGCTTTTTTACCATTATCAACTCTTGTGCATTCTACTTTTGTGTTGTACTGCACAACACCACCACCGAGGCTccgagaaaaataaataaaaaacgtGATTTACATTGTTGATTGCCAAAAGTTTTGTTGATTTGGAGAAACGAAACATGTTGCTAAACAATTGTTTGCTGCGCGTACATGTGGGTTCTTTGGTTTGATAAAGTAAGTTGCTCCTATCTTGGTGGACCAAACTTATGGTCTAGCCAAGATTCGGCGgagcgaaaataaaataaaacttacTTTTCTTACCTTTTTCGTCCACAATtacttgtcatagaaatggatGTCTGTAGACGTATTTTTAGTATTAGACACATTTGTTTTTATTCATTTATAAGGCAAGTAAttcgagatggagggagtactatcaaCATAAGTTCTTTGACTTGGTGGACATCAACTTGAAACACAAGGACACACGCACCATGTGGCACGCGTGGTAAGCTATCTAACCCTTTTTCTTTTGTGCGATGTAAGCTATCTGAACTTGATGGAAAAAAAATACACACGTATTCTCCGTAGCATATTGTATGTGGATAAAACATTTCTTACAAAGACAATGAACAGTGTAATACACATAGTAGACTACAAAAATAACGGTTGCATGTCTAACGGGCCACACGAGCAACCGTGCAACATGTACAACAGACTATAGAAGCAAACCATGCGGCATATATAATAGGCCCCGAGAGCAACCACACATCATGTACAAAGGACCACAAAAGGCGATCACGTGACATATGTAACACGCCGCAAAAGTAAACATGCGGCGACGTGCAACACGTATAACAGACCATCGAGTAACCACGCAACATGTGTACTGCACAAGTAAACATGCGGCGACTTGCAACACGTATAACCAGACTATTGAGTAACCATGCAAACATGTGTAACAAACTTTAAAATAATCGCGTCATGTGTATAACTCACTGCAAAAGTCATCGTGCATTTCCAAACGATTTTGACGCAACTAGTAATTCCATGCCTGCAATACACGCCGATATTTGGTAGGATATCAACGGCACGTcgtattaggtaggatattagttaCGCGTCAATTGCATGGCTagcgactatatatatatatatatatatatatatatatatatatatatttaccatTAATAACGATATTAACTACATGCTAAATACATTAAGCATTTAACGTTGGAACAATCTAGATCGTTGGATTGACATAATCTGACGGCCGGCGTAAACAGAAGTTTTTAAAAATCCTTTCAAAAAGAGCTTTGGCAATGCATGAGATCCTTCCCTTTTTCAAACGGTTTGACGCAGCTAGTAATTAATACACGCCGATATTTGGTACGATATCAATTGCAGGTTGTATTAGGCAGGATATTAGTCTCGCATCAATTGCATGCCTAGCGAGTATATGTATTTACTACTATTATGAACGACATTAATTACACGCTAAATATATTAAATGAGCTTTGGCAGTGCATAAAATCCTTCCTTTTCCATAGAGGAGGAGAAGAGAGAGTGGGAAAGCAGGCAGGGGGCAGGATGGTAATTCCGCGGAGGGCTGGCTAATGGCGTGTTTGACTCGAGCAGGGGTATAAGAATCCCCTCCAGTCTAAAAAATTTCAATTAGTTTCATTCAGTAATCATCAGAGGCGAGGCGAGTCCCCTCCAGTCCCCAaccccctcctcctcgccgccgccgtcgcgctcgGATCCGGCCCCGATCCCGCCGATCCatgccgccgccgcagcagctcgccGCCTGATCCCGGGAGgccggagggaggagggaggagcgcCGCTCGTCCGGTCGGGGAGGCGTTCCCCTGCGCCGGTCGGGGCGGAGGGGAGATCCGCCCGATCCGCTGCTCCGGGGTCGCCTGCTTCGGCGGTGAGGAGCCCTGTGCCTTGCCTCGACTGCTCTTACTCTGCTCTTGCTTTCGATTTCGCTCTGGTCTCTGATACGAATCTCCCTGCCCGTCCAGTTCGTCGGCTGCCGATCGATCCCGTTTCTTCGGTGGACTGACCCGATGGAGCGCGGGAGCGAGATGAGGCCCGTGCACAACAGCGTCGACACCGTCAACGCGGCGGCCGCCGCCATTGTCACCGCCGGGAGCCGCAGGCAGCCCACCGTGGAGCCGGTTCGTGCTTCCACCCCTGCCCGCTGTGTGAACTTTTGTTACCGTCCATGTTGCTGCCGCATCGTATGGTCTCGTCGGGTCGTTTAGCGGGCTTGCTCTGATCGTTATGCTGCTGCGGTAGAGTTCATGATTGTTTAGTAGATGCATCGTTTGTGTATGCATTTTCAAGTGAAATCGCTGGTTTGTGCTGCCTCTTTGAGTCATTTGCCTCGACGAGAGCTTAGTATGATGGTGCATCCCGTTATCACCCGGTCGCCAACTCACATGTGCTTGTGATTGCATAGATGTGCTGCCTGGTACCTGGTTGCTGTGTAATAGTAACTACTTAGGTGTAATAGGTACATGTTCTGTACAGCATCAGAGTTCAGTTGGGAAACACATGTTACAAAATACGGACTCCCATGAGCGAGTTAGGACGGGGGATTAGTTACACAGGTTAGTTGTGCGCTTTGAAATATAGTTGCATTCTAGTACATCACTGCGGGCAGGTTTGCTTGCTTCACCTTCACTAAGTTGACTTGTAAACTTTGGTTACATCGTTTAGCAATACATGGTGGTGGGCAAAACTGATAGGAGATCAAGTTTTGCACCTGCCTGTATTTTTTTGGGGAGATGTAATTCATGTTTTCTCTTCAGAAGATTATTTATACCGTGTGCCACTTTTGGCGTCGGATGAAACAAACTATCAGCACTTAATACTTGCATGGAATTAACGGGCATAGTTGAAACGGTCTGTTTGAATTCTTGAGAGGACCAGATGGGACAAAAATATTCTCTCTTAGCTGGCGATATGCCACCAGCTATTATTTCTGTTTTTAATCCCTGGCGTTAGTTACTCCCTTTTTAATGCATGGCCTGCTGTTTAGGCATTCGTCCTGTTATGTTAGTTAGTCACAGTTTTGTCTGTTCATGAAAAAAATTAAGGTAATGTGGTGCACCTATGATTGCTACTCTCCAGTACTTTTAGCTTGGACCACATGAAACAAACAGTATTGGTAGTGTCCGTCTTATTACAATAGCAGCCGGCACTTGCTGATGTGAGATGCCTTTGTAGTGGAGCTATGATTTTAACCCTGTGGCTGTAAGTGGTGACTAATAACTAGATAAAAGGAAACAAGTATGTGGTATCTATATGTTACAGTTGTGGCTGGAATTATGGTTTCTCCCTTGTTTACTACTCCATCCGGCTGAGTTATCTGTTGTAATTTTGAGTGACTTGTATAATTTACttctactattttttttggttAGTTTCAGGCTAAGCAGCATGATGTTTCACTTTTCTatgtttcatcacactcatgactGCTTTGATTTTTACAGTTGTTGTGTAGTATAGTTCGTATATCGTTTTCTGTTTTCTTAGAGAAGTTGCATATTGTTGTTGATTATACTGAGGAGCTAAGGGAGACAATTTAGTATAGAATGTATATGTCTGAGAAAAGTGCACATGATCCTGATTATACATAGGCATTGAACTCTTCAGTTCATACTTTATTAAGGTGCCTTGTTTGTTTATGAACTTTTTATGCTGCCACATGCTATATCCTTTGTTAAAGACTGCATAATGACAGCTCTTTGTTTCTGTACTAATGAGTAGTATTGTTCATTTGCAGAGAAGGAAATGGACTGATTGGTTGAGCGCATACTTCTGCTTTGGAGCTCAAAAGAATGACCGGCGCATCAGCCACGCGGTCCTTGTCCCAGAATCTGCATCTCAGAGGATAGATGCACCGGCTCCAGAAATTCCAAATCATCCACCTCCCCAGGCCTTCCCCTTTGTTGCACCTCCATCATCGCCCGCCTCTTTCCTCCAATCAGGATCTGCATCTATTATACAATCACCAATGGGCCCTCCATCTTTTTCGCCTCGCTCGCCAAACTCTCCGTCACCCACAGGTCCTCCATCCATCTTTGCTATTGggccatatgcacatgagacacaGGTGGTCTCCCCTCCAATCTTCTCGGCCTTCACAACTGAACCTTCAACAGCTCCTTTCACTCCCCCACCAGAGTCTGTTCATCTGACAACCCCTTCCTCGCCTGAGGTGCCATATGCAAAGCTTCTGACTTCACTCAACAGCAGCAAGAATGGGGAAAGGGGTGAACTTCACTCATACCATATGTACCCTGAGAGCCCAATAGGGCGTCTCATATCTCCAAGCTCTGCTTGTTCTGGCACCTGCTCCCCATTCCCTGACCCTGAGTTGCAGACTTCCTCACAAAGCACTTTCCCCTCCTTCCCAGTTCGTGAGCCCCCAAAGATCCTGGATGGCGAGGGCATTGCTACACAGAAGTTGATACCTCGCCATATGAGGAATGGCGGCTCCCTTTTGGATGGCCACATTACAGCAGCTGTACCAGTCGTGGACTTCTCTGCAAGACTTCAAAACAATGATCATGCTATGGATCACCGGGTCTCATTCGAGCTGACAGTAGAGGATGTTGCCCGCTGCCTGGAGAAGAAGACCGCGATTTCTGGAGAATCTGCTGCATCATCTTTCCACCTTCCATCCAGCAACACGGGCGATCACTCCAGAGAATCCAATGAGACAAGGGCAGGGCTCTACGTCGATGAAACATACCATGACCTGCCTGAGAAAGCACGGCGCTCCCTGTCCCTCCGTCTTGCCAAAGAGTTCAAGTTCAGCAATGTCGATGCCCCTCATGTGGAGGAGACGGGTGcgctcgggtccgactggtgggcGAACGAGAAGGTGGCCGCGATCACAACTGAGCCGAGGAAGAGCTGGTCCTTCCGTCCAGTGGCGCAGCCAGGGGTCAGCTAACCGCCGCACTGACCATAACCTTACAACAGGAAGATACAAGTTTCTTTTTGCTTCTTTTGCTCCTGCAATGCAAACAGGAAGACACCATCATCTCAACTGCAGGAGACGCCAAAACCTATGCAAACATTCAGGTTGTAGTGGCAAGTTAAAGGTTAGATATAGTGGTAAGTAATTCAGTGTCCAGCTAATCATCATTCATATAAAGAACCCAAAGGTGGTGATGCAGATCCTGGAACCCTCCCTCCatgtgttgttgatgttgttgttatTGTCGTCGTCGTTATAAAACCAAACCGCAAATACTTTTACCGTTGTAGCAGCGTGTGTTGTAATCCTGTTTTTAACTCACTTGCTAGCTGCTGTTGGACTGATGATGCTGTTTATGTACATAATAAACCTAGCCAGAATTGTAGAACTGTTCCTCTCAGCGGCATCGTCAGATGGAGCCATATTCTACCCTGATGCTCATCACAGATGacaaattactccctccgtaaactaatatgagagtgtttagatcactattttagtgatctaaacgctgttatattagtttacagagggagtactattttgttGTTCATCTGTGTAGCTGGCTGATTGATTGGAGCCAGCATCAGAAAGCACTACTGTGATGTTCATCGCATGAATCTTCTGTGCCTATTGGTGTGAATATTGAAATTACAAGGAGGATCGTGTTATCATCCAGGCTGTGCCTTGGTTGAACCATGTCGTTTCTGATGCCAATATTTTGCCTGGCACCATCCAAGGAGTGCACAGAGGTCGGCAATGGAGCTGATGTCAATATTTTGCGACGGTGGCAAGCAATTTGGCTCTTCAatctaaggcctcctttggttcataggatagaaattttataggaataggaaagtcataggaagtgagatgacatgcatctcaattcctatagagaaagagatgtcatttggtgtatataataggaatttttccattgagtctaagcTAATGTATTTTTCCTTCAAAATGTGAAGGATAGaatcctatcctacataggaataagaacccattcctacaaaccaaaaggCTTCAAAAGATTTTTttctttgcaaatcctatcctatagaatttcTATAaaattcctataaaccaaagaaGGCCTAACTTTTCTGCGGTGTATAGGTTGTTCTGCTGCCCTTCGAAAGAACCTGAGTATATAGGACCAAAAAGACAGAAAGAAAAAGAGAGATCCTGAAAGGGGCCTCCCCCCTTGGAGAAGTCTGCAAATCTCTACCCGGAAGCTACTACTGTCTGACGCATGAGATGAGCCACCAGAGATCATCTGGAGATCACGAGACAGTTTAGTAAATAGACGGGCAATAATCATagctccgtccggaaatacttgtcattaaaatggatgaaaatagatgtatctagaactaaaatacgtctagatacatccatttcaatgacaaatatttccggacggagggagtaataactaAATATCATGACCCCGAAGATTCGTCAAGGGGTGCCGTTACACCACAACATCAGTCTCAGCAAGTTAAAAGAAGAGGGAAAAAAAATCCATGTCTTCGAAGAAGCAAATAACAATGGcggtagcagcaacaacaacagcaacaacaaaaaTATGTGGATGACGACGAGTTCGGTTCTCGTCTCGTCCCGTCGTACTAACATGGGGGACAATTTTCCTTTAAAAAAGGGGGGGCAATTTTgatcatcatatcaatcttgggtctaatttagaaaaaaaatatggagatgaactttttttttgagtgacacaagcgctcatatacacgcgcatacactcaccctatgaacgcacacacgcacaccctacccctatgagcatctccgagagactgagccggcatatcatcttgagatgggaacgtctcctcccactgaaagcgtatcgccggaaatcctaaaataaattcaggaataatgcgagcaccaggatttgaaccctggtgggttggggataccactgtccaactaaccaactcaaccacaggttgattcacaATATGTTGATGAACTTGTACGATTGATTAGTGTAGGCCAACCGGCCGGCCAGGTGGCAACAAGATTAGATTAGGTGGCAGCAAGCTTCATTGTGGAGCCTTAATCATGTGGTGAtattttttctcttcttcttcctcctggtGGGCCCAACAACTCAGCATCGACCAATCCACATCCGGCTGAAAGCCAGCCGGCGCAGCAGGAAGCAGGAAATATCACAGCACTgcccccctccctctccatgatGAACAAGGTGAAGTTTAAGGAGAAGCAACAGGACATGATTAGATTTAAGGTGCATGATGATCAATTAATTAAGGACAGGAACATGGGGTGCATGGCTGAGGGTTCAGACAAGCGACGGATAACGTTGATcgggcaccaaaccaaaccaaaatcaCATCCCACCACCCTCCACATCAGCAATCAATAATCTAATCCAGCTCCCCCCTCTGCCTTCGCCGTCGCGCCACCCCCGGTGAACGCGTGCACACCATCATCTCCATCTCCGTCCCCATCGCCATCGTCGTCGCTGTCTCAGGGCCCGGCGGTGTTCTCGCGATCTCCTCCGGTCAATCATTGTGAGGTCTACATTAGTAGCAGACTAGCAGTGATACCAAAAGTTACCTCACTGGTAATATAGAATGGCACCCAAGCCAGACAGTTACTTCTCTGTCTAATTAACCTGTCAATTTTGTGCCAGCAAATGTGAAAGTGACCCCACTAATTGCCCCTAATCATTCTCTACCACCAAGTCAAGAGCAAGTCTTTTCGTACCAGTATAATTATTTTTTCACCTCTCTTTTTCATGCACCATTGTCCAATCAAAAACAACCCCCAGTGGCAATCCTAGATTAAGGAGGAAAACAAGAACAAAAAAAAGTGATGCAAAAAATGTACTTCTCCTACAATAGCGTAAAAAACGCCcttatattatgaaacggagggagtactatactattCCCGACGTCGCAAAAATCCAAGGCC
This window contains:
- the LOC123129066 gene encoding endochitinase A; the encoded protein is MERGSEMRPVHNSVDTVNAAAAAIVTAGSRRQPTVEPRRKWTDWLSAYFCFGAQKNDRRISHAVLVPESASQRIDAPAPEIPNHPPPQAFPFVAPPSSPASFLQSGSASIIQSPMGPPSFSPRSPNSPSPTGPPSIFAIGPYAHETQVVSPPIFSAFTTEPSTAPFTPPPESVHLTTPSSPEVPYAKLLTSLNSSKNGERGELHSYHMYPESPIGRLISPSSACSGTCSPFPDPELQTSSQSTFPSFPVREPPKILDGEGIATQKLIPRHMRNGGSLLDGHITAAVPVVDFSARLQNNDHAMDHRVSFELTVEDVARCLEKKTAISGESAASSFHLPSSNTGDHSRESNETRAGLYVDETYHDLPEKARRSLSLRLAKEFKFSNVDAPHVEETGALGSDWWANEKVAAITTEPRKSWSFRPVAQPGVS